The DNA region CTTCGACCGACGATCGCGACATCAAAAGCTGCTATCTCTCCGGTGCGAACAGCTACGTGAAGAAGCCCGTCGATCTCGGCGGTTTCATGCAATCGATTCAGCGTTTGAAGGACTATTGGTTCGAGGTCGTGGTGCTTCCGAAGACGGAGGCTTAGCCGTGAGCGTACTCGCCAGTCACATTTTGGTCGTCGACGACAGCCCCGAAGACCGGCTGGCGTATCGGCGCTGGCTGCAAGCCGATGTCGACGGCGGCGAGTTCGTCATCTCCGAAGCCTCCTCCGGCGTGGAAGGGCTGCGGCTCTTCAGCGAGGTGAAACCGGACTGCGTGCTGCTCGACTTCCAGCTGCCCGATTTGAGCGGGATCGAATTCCTCGATCGACTCGATCAGGAGTTCGAGCTCTCGGAATGCTCCGTGATCATGCTCACGGGGCACGGCAACGAGAAGGTCGCCGTGCAGGCGCTGAAAAACGGTGCCGATGACTACCTCATCAAAGCGAATGAAGGAGGTCCCCTCTGCAAAGCGGTCCATTCCGGACTGGAAAAACTGCGGCTGCGGCGACAAGTGAATTTTCAGAGCGCGGAGGTTGCGCGCCTTACCGCAGAACGGATCCAGTTAATCGCAGACTTGCGCGAGAAGGCCGATGCCCTCACGTTGGCCAACGAACGAAAAGATGAGTTTCTGGCGACGCTCGCGCACGAGCTCCGTAATCCGCTCGCGCCGATCCGCAACTCGCTGCAAATCTTGCGGATGAGCGGCTCGAGCGGCGAGTCGTCGGCGCATATCTACGAAATGATGGATCGGCAAGTCGATCACATGGTCCGTCTCGTCGACGATCTGCTGGAAATTTCGCGCATCACGCGAGGCAAGATCGAACTGCGCAAAGAACGCATCGAGCTGGCGGACCTGATCCGCAATGCCGTAGAAACCAGCAAACCGCTCGTCGATGCCGCCAAACATCAGTTGACGGTCGATCTTCCGCCCGAGTCGCTCCCGCTACACGTCGACGGCGTCCGGATCGCTCAGGTCTTCGCCAATCTGATCAATAACGCCGCCAAGTATACCGAGTCGGGTGGGAGGATTTCGATCACCGCGTTGCGGAACGGTGACGAAGTCGCGGTCTCAGTGATCGACAACGGCGTCGGCATTCCGTCGGAAATGATCCCCCGGGTGTTC from Planctomycetia bacterium includes:
- a CDS encoding response regulator; the encoded protein is MSVLASHILVVDDSPEDRLAYRRWLQADVDGGEFVISEASSGVEGLRLFSEVKPDCVLLDFQLPDLSGIEFLDRLDQEFELSECSVIMLTGHGNEKVAVQALKNGADDYLIKANEGGPLCKAVHSGLEKLRLRRQVNFQSAEVARLTAERIQLIADLREKADALTLANERKDEFLATLAHELRNPLAPIRNSLQILRMSGSSGESSAHIYEMMDRQVDHMVRLVDDLLEISRITRGKIELRKERIELADLIRNAVETSKPLVDAAKHQLTVDLPPESLPLHVDGVRIAQVFANLINNAAKYTESGGRISITALRNGDEVAVSVIDNGVGIPSEMIPRVFDLFTQVDRHLGRAQGGLGIGLALVRQLIEMHGGSVEARSEGPRRGSEFVVRLPLASAPGDGSTEVVGESRSEVTAPRRVLVVDDNRDSAVTMAMLLGLMGAETNVAYDGRSALEVLDLFRPAVVLLDIGMEGMDGCEVARRIRQRTEYQDLILVAVTGWGQPEDRRRTQAAGFNHHLVKPVNADALRALMISLQSANT